The following proteins are encoded in a genomic region of Necator americanus strain Aroian chromosome II, whole genome shotgun sequence:
- a CDS encoding hypothetical protein (NECATOR_CHRII.G5687.T1), protein MLVESTGIKDTGSLRFLVAFGSLLLAVLFICYGFAVGGEVYTKPVVTFESDFQECFEEDLIDHLVDVNTKIVLMVVDAWRLSFFVDPDSPMTFLRNSVTSGRGVAFAATVQTPTVTMPRIKALTSGVIPSFISLVTNFFASASTEINWVNSASVMGKRIAFFGDDTWLRLFPDAFVNSEGVSSFFVNDFTEVDNNVTRHLDSKLNNDSWDMLILHYLGLDHIGHSLGGVSPEFAKKIREMDNIAQRIFETVSVHSPVLLVVMADHGMTSAGSHGGGSEAESRVPLIFLHSKVEVKRGGILNELPEVQQIDLASTIPFFLNCEIPSSSIGLSLVPRLAEHWRLSDLTIFKAALQSAVHFSKFVEDPALRRLHNVDAVKRCQEAKAYSNYVQSSAARGITGRAQESLIKSQEQVLGWPMYVGVALVVLAFIAVLPISWFRSHVCSNAHSKQITVNPNDYMNYIVFGLYHISSYSTSFIEEEHDVWYYISSSIILFRIFIIIKCHGFIRAQQIYCDTKFRAGCVLLSLHRLAVAFTAHTRRHLLPQPVVPEFRSHVSLIEHVFADLNPVIICKWSPSITTTICVCYILCRIQPRKAMSSMWRTLIPYSLSVLICLRVAFNVGQGYMIFLILAGVLGTLVTSFSLGTLLYLCYLVRAETLPLVVISFELGASTQLFTSSPYLYAFFCQTVFFYQGQSSNISSIDIAIGYKGLSFYIAALVGFQILVNFYAAPFAFTIGYLTSSQCSKSDYVSLLNATLRLRSLILFSSLVGMITLSGHLFIFSVVAPKLICELLHLNNYILHFTWLVIDAHSLLQQRIFSKAEKK, encoded by the exons ATGCTTGTTGAGAGTACAGGGATTAAGGACACTGGTTCCCTGAGATTCTTG gTAGCTTTTGGTAGTCTTCTCCTAGCGGTGCTATTCATTTGCTATGGATTTGCTGTTGGAGGAGAAGTTTATACGAAGCCAGTGGTTACGTTTGAATCCGATTTCCAAG AATGCTTTGAAGAGGATCTCATTGATCATCTCGTGGATGTCAATACAAAGATCGTTCTAATGGTTGTAGACGCCTGGAGGCTTTCATTCTTCGTTGATCCTGATTCTCCGATGACATTCCTTCGCAATTCAGTCACATCTGGGCGAGGAGTGGCTTTTGCTGCCACTGTTCAGACTCCTACGGTCACTATGCCTAGAATAAAG GCTCTAACCAGCGGAGTGATTCCATCCTTCATCTCTCTCGTCACTAACTTTTTTGCCAGCGCAAGTACAGAAATTAATTGGGTGAATTCCGCATCTGTGATGGGAAAAAG AATTGCTTTCTTTGGTGACGATACCTGGCTTCGACTCTTTCCTGATGCTTTTGTAAACAGCGAAGGTGTCAGTTCATTCTTTGTCAACGATTTCACAGAG GTCGATAACAATGTCACTCGTCATCTTGACTCAAAGTTGAACAATGATAGCTGGGATATGCTTATTCTCCACTACCTTGGCCTAGATCACATAG GGCATTCGCTTGGTGGAGTTTCGCCGGAATTCGCCAAAAAAATTCGCGAAATGGACAATATTGCTCAACGGATTTTTGAAACTGTCTCG GTGCATTCTCCCGTGCTATTAGTAGTAATGGCTGATCATGGCATGACATCTGCAGGATCTCATGGAGGCGGCAGTGAAGCTGAATCAAGAGTTCCGCTCATATTTTTGCACTCAAAAGTAGAGGTCAAACGAGGAGGAATACTCAATG aactCCCAGAAGTTCAGCAGATCGATCTCGCATCCACCATAcccttttttctcaactgtgagatTCCTTCAAGCAGTATTGGACTGTCGCTTGTTCCGCGGTTAGCAGAACACTGGAGACTCTCTGACCTCACCATCTTCAAGGCTGCGCTACAGTCAGCTGTGCACTTCTCAAAGTTTGTAGAAG ACCCTGCTCTCCGACGCCTTCACAATGTCGACGCAGTAAAGCGATGTCAGGAAGCGAAAGCATATTCGAATTATGTCCAAAGCAGTGCTGCTAGAGGAATTACTGGACGAGCTCAGGAGAGTCTAATCAAGTCGCAAGAGCAAGTTCTTGGTTGGCCTATGTACGTCGGCGTCGCACTAGTAGTACTG GCTTTCATCGCTGTGCTCCCTATTTCATGGTTCCGCTCTCATGTTTGTTCCAATGCACACTCT aaacaaatCACAGTGAATCCTAACGACTACATGAACTACATTGTTTTTGGACTCTACCATATCTCTTCATATTCTACAAGTTTTATAGAAGAAGAGCACGATGTCTG GTATTACATTTCTTCATCGATAATTTTGTTCCGCATTTTCATCATCATAAAATGTCATGGTTTCATTCGTGCGCAGCaa ATCTACTGTGACACGAAATTTCGAGCTGGATGCGTGCTGTTATCTTTGCATCGCCTGGCTGTTGCTTTCACAGCACATACCAGACGTC ATTTGCTGCCTCAGCCTGTCGTTCCTGAATTCCGATCGCATGTATCGCTTATTGAGCATGTGTTTGCAGATCTCAATCCTGTCATAATATGTAAATG GAGCCCTTCCATTACAACAACGATATGTGTTTGCTATATTCTGTGTCGAATTCAACCAAGAAAAGCTATGTCAAGTATGTGGCGGACGTTAATACCGTACTCACTCTCTGTCCTCATATGTTTGAGAGTCGCATTTAATGTCGGACAAGG GTATATGATATTTTTGATTCTTGCCGGTGTTCTCGGCACCCTGGTGACGTCATTTTCACTTGGGACATTGCTTTATCTGTGCTATCTGGTCCGAGCAGAAACTCTACCTCTAGTTGTGATCTCTTTTGAGTTGGGTGCATCTACACAACTATTCACGTCTTCGCCCTATCTCTATGCGTTCTTTTGCCAGACAGTTTTCTTCTATCAG GGTCAATCAAGCAACATATCATCAATAGACATCGCCATAGGCTACAAAGGTCTTTCATTCTACATAGCAGCTTTGGTGGGATTTCAAATACTCGTCAACTTCTACGCAGCTCCATTCGCCTTCACCATCGGCTATCT GACTTCCTCCCAGTGCTCAAAATCCGACTATGTGTCCCTTTTAAACGCAACACTTCGCCTACGTTCTCtaattctcttctcttcacttGTGGGAATGATCACTCTTTCTGGAcatctattcatttttagtGTAGTTGCTCCGAAATTGATTTGTGAATTGTTACAT CTGAATaattacattttacattttacgtGGCTCGTTATTGATGCTCACTCGCTACTTCAACAAAGGATCTTCAGCAAAGCCGAAAAGAAGTGA
- a CDS encoding hypothetical protein (NECATOR_CHRII.G5688.T1) has translation MDSILENQRKLHEERERTIETIVKEIMSDKKTHKANINSQQRVKFLVDRYHGCTENLERIYTDTEGIRKREMEAIAGPNEFAEFYARLKILKDAHRRNPDELAEPLSMEFQKMHEEIADPEREETDMVQFTDEEGYGRFLDMHSLHALYLNLKAVKKIDYITYLSQFDRFVDIPRNITKKTGAYKEYLHALKDYLVYFMDRTRPLHNLAEDFRKSDAEVDRMLADGTLPGWQSHPTNMQHATIDVSAYTSPTELESLGLDRLKAALSALGLKCGGTLKERAERLFASKGVRAGELGRDALAKKADDAKEQTRVAALAKLEGHIKCIGNVLLEERDATRENVERKQARAAGEMEDDEEEPPVESDEEEDDGIPYNPKNLPLGWDGKPIPYWLYKLHGLNISYSCEICGNQVYKGPKAFQKHFNEWRHSHGMRCLGIPNTAHFANITQIKDALDLWNKIKGEKERQKWNPDLDEEFEDSAGNVVNRKMYEDLKRQGLL, from the exons ATGGATTCAATCTTGGAAAACCAAAGGAAgcttcatgaagaacgcgaGCGTACCATTGAAACAATTGTGAAAGAAATCATGAGTGATAAGAAGACGCACAAAGCTAATATCAATTCACAACAACGCGTGAAATTTCTTGTCGAT AGGTATCATGGTTGCACTGAGAATTTGGAACGCATCTATACCGATACCGAAGGGATTCGCAAACGTGAAATGGAAGCAATCGCTGGACCTAATGAATTTGCCGAGTTCTACGCTCGTTTAAAGATTCTCAAGGATGCACACCGGCGAAATCCTGATGAG CTTGCTGAACCACTTTCTAtggaattccaaaaaatgcaCGAAGAAATTGCCGATCCAGAGCGAGAAGAAACTGATATGGTACAGTTTACGGATGAAGAAGGATACGGAAG GTTTTTGGATATGCACTCTCTACATGCATTGTATCTCAATCTTAAAGCTGTTAAG aaaattgacTACATCACCTACCTCAGCCAGTTCGATAGATTTGTGGATATACCAAGAAACATTACCAAAAAGACGGGAGCTTACAAGGAATACTTGCATGCCTTAAAG GACTACCTCGTCTATTTCATGGATCGCACTCGACCACTTCATAACCTTGCAGAGGACTTCAGAAAG AGTGATGCTGAAGTTGATCGGATGTTGGCAGATGGTACCTTGCCTGGCTGGCAATCACATCCCACTAACATGCAACAT GCAACAATCGATGTATCTGCTTACACTAGCCCCACGGAATTGGAAAGTTTAGGCTTAGATAGGCTAAAAGCTGCACTTTCGGCTCTGGGATTGAAATGTGGAGG caCACTCAAAGAACGTGCTGAGCGCTTGTTTGCCTCGAAAGGAGTAAGAGCTGGCGAGCTTGGTAGAGATGCACTGGCGAAAAAAGCTGATGATGCAAAAGAGCAGACACGGGTCGCCGCACTGGCAAAGCTTGAAGGTCACATAAAGTG TATTGGCAACGTTTTGTTGGAAGAACGAGATGCAACACGCGAAAACGTAGAAAGAAAGCAGGCAAGGGCTGCAGGAGAAATGGAGGATGATGAAGAAGAACCGCCG GTTGAGAGCGATGAGGAGGAAGACGATGGAATACCGTACAATCCGAAGAATCTTCCTCTCGG GTGGGACGGCAAACCTATTCCATATTGGCTGTATAAGTTGCATGGACTTAATATATCTTATTCGTGTGAGATATGCGGTAATCAGGTTTACAAGGGACCGAAAGCATTCCAGAAACATTTCAAT GAATGGCGACATTCTCATGGAATGAGGTGCCTTGGGATTCCAAACACTGCCCACTTTGCGAATATTACGCAGATCAAGGATGCATTGGATttgtggaataaaataaaaggagaGAAG GAAAGACAAAAATGGAATCCAGATTTGgatgaagaatttgaagactCAGCAGGAAATGTAGTGAACCGGAAAATGTACGAAGATCTCAAAAGACAAGGACTTTTGTag